The nucleotide sequence gtgtgtgtgtgtgtgtgtgtgttgcaaaACTCATATCCACTCACTGGACAGCTTTGTCCACCCTCTACTTAAAAAATAAGCATCTGCGTGAATGACAAATTAACTGGATCCCAAAAGGttttggttttttctttatgtttttacagACTGAGAGGGTGTGAAATCTACGAGGACATAAAAAGAGTTTGGAAGTTTATTGGTTTAACACAAAAGCGCAGCATGATGCATCAGAATCAGACACTAATTACAAACTCACCCAGCTTCCTATTCTTAGCTGCTCAATGTGCGAGTTAAACGTCTTCATGTTTTAATTAGACTAAaatctttgtttacattttgtgtccaatttagctgttaaaatataaatttaaataaaatgcctTTTAATCTATGCTAGGAAATTAAGCGTTTAAtggattaattaaaataaaaacctgccAAGAACAACCTTTAATTAAACACCTGCTGACCTTTGGTACTGCAGCCTGAAAAACAAAGTCGGTCATTTCTGCCTCTGTTGAGTTGGTGGCGTGGATGGTGATGACGGCGAtgtttgggttagggttagctcTCTCAAATGTGAAGTCTATTTTTAGACCATTCTTGTTGTATGCAGTCATGGAAGGAATACCTACGCAGATAATTCAAGGGAAAAAGAAGATCATCTTCCAAAAGGATCAGTTTTAGGGATgcaataaaatctcaaaaaaaaaaaaaacaccacttaAAGTTACAAACAGATTTCTTTAGAAACTACGGCTTGGAGAAGGAACACTGTTCTACCTGCAGCTGCAATGTCATTGAATAGGGGTTGTGAAGACAGCCCGTCCAACAGGAAAGGTGGCTGGGAAGTGGGCACTGATGGTGCAGGGACAGGTGCTGGACCTCCTGGGAAAGATGGACGcaacaaaaactaaatcaaatATGGTTTTCTAgatgttttagaaaatattgtatcatcTGAAATAATTTTCCGATTACAACTAGGAGCTTTCTTGGAGGAAAGTCATTTAGTCATTGCCTGAGTTGACAAGTGAGTCCTTCATTTCCCTAAAAACAGTGTCCACTAGAGCTTAGAGAATTTACTGTACAGAATAAATGAGTTTTTCTACCAAAAAATGTGCAGTAAATTAGATACCAAACAGTCCTGAGATCAAATTCAAACAGATGATGAAACAAAGGTTAATACCAAGTCGCTGGTTTTCCTTTTAACAGACTGAAACAGTGCTTCAGGGTGAGCTTCATACCAGTTAGGGAGAGGTCTCCCAGAAGGTCGAGCAGCTCTCCCCCAGCTGAAGCAGGCTTTGTGGGCATCGTAGTCTGGATTACCGGCACCACGTCATTACCGCCCAACAAGTCTAACAAGTCATTAGCCTACACAGTAAAGACAACATCGGTAATACATGTAATACAGGCAGCCATTTACCATCTTCACAACTAATAACACTTCAAAAACTCTTTCAGATGAAAACATAATACAAAGAACCTTATGAAGTTAAAGGCTATCAGCGTTGATCTGAGAGTTAAAGATGCATTTTACCAATAAACACAGTCTTTAAAACTGTTCTCACTTGGTTTGTTGGTTGGGTAACAGGTGGTGGATGTTTCGGCTCCACCGCAGATGGCTCGGTCTCCCCATTGGTCTGGACGATCTCTGTGGGACCATTAGAAGCCGTTTTCTCCATAATGGGCATACGTTCAAGAAGAGCCGGCCTAttcaaacaaaataagcaaGAGGAACAGAAGAACTCAgattatttatgcatttttctCCACAGAACTATACagattatgaaaaaaataattatcttaTTAGCACGGGCAATGCTTTTACATCTATACATCTGATAATACTAATGTATCATTCCTTCTCAAGACAAaccttttcagactttttattaATTGACAAGAGTTGACAGCAAACCAATGAAGTTGCAAATTCCAGACattaataaacagaatttaagACCTAGAATGGAAAATCTGACCTTGCAGAAACCCTCAATATGGATGttccatatttgtttttgttaaaggtTGGGAAGTTTCACCTCATGTGGTCATATTTCTTGAAAAGTGCGTTGTACTCCACAGCTCTCTGCTGAAGCTCCACATCAATGCTGCTCCCATATATTGAAACCACCTTTTTGATtcggctaaaaaaaaaaaaaaacaacacagaaacacagaataAAGAAGTTCACAAAGAAAGAGTATAATATAAAGAAAGAGTataataaatacagacaaattcCAGCCAAAGCTTTAAGCGTGACCTAAACATAATTAACTAACCTTGACATCCGAATCAAGAATGTCATAAACACTCATTTCAAGTTTCACTGGATATGTCTTCACTTATACAGCTGTTCTCAATTAAactctttacaaaataaatcacGTGGAACAAAGTCACTTCCCCCTGTGTCACACTAGTTGAAACATAAGTTTCAGTTAATAAGGCTGATTGTAAGAAAATTTAACACTGCTCCAGAAAAGTGGGGACATCAGATGCAGAATAACAAGGGAGGAATAAGGTCACTCACTTTACACTGCTGAAACGAGTAGATAGCTTCATGATGGCGGTGAGGGAATAACCCCGGGTCACGGGCGTGGACAGATTGGACACCAGAAGACCTTCCAACACATCCAGAACTTCATCCTCAGTCACCTTAATGCAGAAAGGAGAAGAAAACTTCAATGTTCACCAGTGTAGTGTTTTAATAAGGTTTGTGTTTGATGCTTAGGAAGGATTTATCCAGTTATACCTGGATGGGTTCCTCTTCCTCACATTGTCCTGATACCAGAAGGTCTCCATACTCTCCTATGCACCACGATGCAACCTGCACAAGAGGTTGCtggaagacagacagacagaaaacaacgTTTCTAGTGGATTCTTACCGTGACTTGAAATGCATCAGGTTCATGGCTTAGACTTAATCATGGATCCAACCAGAGCTTCTCTGACCTGTGAAATGTCATCCAGCAATGCTTTGTAAAGTCTCTGAACAGTATACGCATGCATCTCCACACTGTTTGTGATGAGCTGGATCAGGTTGGGAACAGAGTCATCTCGCACATAGCTCCCTGCCTAAAACGACAAACAGGGATGGAAAGAGATACTCAAACTAGACTGCTTGTAATATTTTGGTCATTAATTTAGGCATTGCAAAGCCTCTGTAGCATACATACCGTTGTCAATACTCTCATAATGGTGTCTATGTGCCATCTTTTTGAAGGAGCATATCTGttaaacgaaaaaaaaaaaaaaaagattagtcAAACAAAGTTATCCAACAATGTGGACAAAGCAAGGAGACAAATgctgtcagaaaacaaatggtATCAGCACAGTCTGTCAGACGATGGATCACTCATTTTCTCATCATACAGCATTCCATAGTTTCAGGAACTGGAATCACAGATGGGGTAAAGTATAATGACTTCACTCTGTAATGCctaaaataaaagcctgaaatGGCATGAGCCAGGACAGAGAGAGACACATTTAGATTATAATAAAGTAGCGGAGTGAATGTAGAACGTATGGCCATACTTCTCAGCAGCTAGAAACACTCCTGATGCACAGTCGGCCTTGAATTCTGGGTCACAGGAGTCCAGGAAGTAGAGCAGCTCCTTCATCATGCCTCTAATGTTGTTGCCGTTCACGAGGGCAAAACTCAGCTCCATTGCACGTCTACACAGACATGAGGCATTAcgttaaaaacaaaagagacaAGTTGAACTAAAGTCAAAGTAATGTGAGCTCTATGAATGACCTCTTAATGGAGACGTCCAGGTCTTTTAAACAATCCACAATTGTGCTCCGATGCCTCTGCACTGCGTTGTGGTCCGTCTGTACCGTCTTTAGTAGAGATGTTAATGCCACATATCTGGAACAATGAGTTTTTAATTACAGAAAATAATTGGGATTTAAGACCATCTTTATTTAATCAAGTCTTGCAAGATCAAGTATGGTAGTTGAAGTAATTACCTtatatttttgtcattgttaAGGAGGAAGCGACCTAGTATGTTAATGGCCAAAACCTGAAGGAAAGAAAagggcatttaaaaaaagagcaaaagcaGAACAATATTAAATTCTTGAGGTTtgcatatatataaaaaaaacaactcaccCTCAGTCCACTTTCAGACTTGATGTCCATTATGGTCAGTACAGTCTCGTACAGGATTGCATTACCTACATTTTTACTCGTCTCTGTGTTTGTTGCAACCTGCAAATCAATCGTTGGTGAGCCACACTTAAGCAAtggcattaaaaaataaataaaactgtgtaTTTACTACTTTTCATTCCAACCTGTGCAAGAATGTCATTCATTGCTTCACTTGAGTCGTCATCGTTCTTGCCTAAAATTCTCAGTAGTCTCAATATCCGCACCTAAGGAATAAATAACATCCATTAATAACAATAACCCAGTCCTCTGAGcttaataagtaaaataaataacagcagcagagctattttttatttatgttttacaactGCATGCTATGACTGTTCTAGATCTTAGCAACCTATTCATtcaaaaaaggtaaaatatagCATTTTTTGGTCATTATGAAACAAATACAGCTGTTCCAAAAGCTATTGTCCATTTACAGCTGTTCATTCCAATATAACTATTGAGCCAAagacacttttgttttaataatgaaACGTTACCTGCAGGAAAGGGTCGCTTATGCCTGACACATCATGTTCAGGAGAGTATCCAGACATTATGAGGTTCTTGAGGATTCTCACCAATTGTGGAACCAGCTATAAAACAATACCaacaagtaaagaaaaacaaaaaaaagaggagATGTCACAATATTATCCATGGATCCCAAATTTATACCTTAATACTATTCGTAATCTAACTCTTATTGATGATAAAGTGAAAGCTATTCAGATGCAGGGTGAGAAAAGGTGTTGGAATTTCAGCTGGTAGAGCAACTACATTAAAACATGTGTGTAAAAATCTGTATTGTAAAGGTGTGAAATTAAAAGTGGTGCTCatcattttaacatttgaaCCCGCCTGGACAACcaatgatttaaaataattatctaCACTGCAG is from Girardinichthys multiradiatus isolate DD_20200921_A chromosome 4, DD_fGirMul_XY1, whole genome shotgun sequence and encodes:
- the ap1g1 gene encoding AP-1 complex subunit gamma-1 isoform X2: MPAPIRLRELIRTIRTARTQAEEREMIQKECAAIRSSFREEDNTYRCRNVAKLLYMHMLGYPAHFGQLECLKLIASQKFTDKRIGYLGAMLLLDERQDVHLLMTNCIKNDLNHSTQYVQGLALCTLGCMGSSEMCRDLAGEVEKLLKTSNSYLRKKAALCAVHVIRKVPELMEMFLPATKNLLSEKNHGVLHTSVVLLTEMCERSPDMLTHFRKLVPQLVRILKNLIMSGYSPEHDVSGISDPFLQVRILRLLRILGKNDDDSSEAMNDILAQVATNTETSKNVGNAILYETVLTIMDIKSESGLRVLAINILGRFLLNNDKNIRYVALTSLLKTVQTDHNAVQRHRSTIVDCLKDLDVSIKRRAMELSFALVNGNNIRGMMKELLYFLDSCDPEFKADCASGVFLAAEKYAPSKRWHIDTIMRVLTTAGSYVRDDSVPNLIQLITNSVEMHAYTVQRLYKALLDDISQQPLVQVASWCIGEYGDLLVSGQCEEEEPIQVTEDEVLDVLEGLLVSNLSTPVTRGYSLTAIMKLSTRFSSVNRIKKVVSIYGSSIDVELQQRAVEYNALFKKYDHMRPALLERMPIMEKTASNGPTEIVQTNGETEPSAVEPKHPPPVTQPTNQANDLLDLLGGNDVVPVIQTTMPTKPASAGGELLDLLGDLSLTGGPAPVPAPSVPTSQPPFLLDGLSSQPLFNDIAAAGIPSMTAYNKNGLKIDFTFERANPNPNIAVITIHATNSTEAEMTDFVFQAAVPKTFQLQLLSPSSNVVPALNQGTVTQVIRVLNQQKQQLRMRIKLTYTHKGSAVQDLAEVNNFPPQSWQ
- the ap1g1 gene encoding AP-1 complex subunit gamma-1 isoform X1, whose translation is MPAPIRLRELIRTIRTARTQAEEREMIQKECAAIRSSFREEDNTYRCRNVAKLLYMHMLGYPAHFGQLECLKLIASQKFTDKRIGYLGAMLLLDERQDVHLLMTNCIKNDLNHSTQYVQGLALCTLGCMGSSEMCRDLAGEVEKLLKTSNSYLRKKAALCAVHVIRKVPELMEMFLPATKNLLSEKNHGVLHTSVVLLTEMCERSPDMLTHFRKNEKLVPQLVRILKNLIMSGYSPEHDVSGISDPFLQVRILRLLRILGKNDDDSSEAMNDILAQVATNTETSKNVGNAILYETVLTIMDIKSESGLRVLAINILGRFLLNNDKNIRYVALTSLLKTVQTDHNAVQRHRSTIVDCLKDLDVSIKRRAMELSFALVNGNNIRGMMKELLYFLDSCDPEFKADCASGVFLAAEKYAPSKRWHIDTIMRVLTTAGSYVRDDSVPNLIQLITNSVEMHAYTVQRLYKALLDDISQQPLVQVASWCIGEYGDLLVSGQCEEEEPIQVTEDEVLDVLEGLLVSNLSTPVTRGYSLTAIMKLSTRFSSVNRIKKVVSIYGSSIDVELQQRAVEYNALFKKYDHMRPALLERMPIMEKTASNGPTEIVQTNGETEPSAVEPKHPPPVTQPTNQANDLLDLLGGNDVVPVIQTTMPTKPASAGGELLDLLGDLSLTGGPAPVPAPSVPTSQPPFLLDGLSSQPLFNDIAAAGIPSMTAYNKNGLKIDFTFERANPNPNIAVITIHATNSTEAEMTDFVFQAAVPKTFQLQLLSPSSNVVPALNQGTVTQVIRVLNQQKQQLRMRIKLTYTHKGSAVQDLAEVNNFPPQSWQ